A genomic region of Saprospiraceae bacterium contains the following coding sequences:
- a CDS encoding aldo/keto reductase — protein MEYRKLGKSGLQISALSFGSWVTFDRQVNELLATELMAYAYEQGINFFDNAEVYANGHSEIIMGRVLKNLKWDRSSYLISSKAYFGRGDKRPNMTGLSRKHLFEACHEALSRLQLDYIDLFFAHRPDKKTPMEEVVWTMHQLILQGKILYWGTSEWSAQEIMEAHMVARENHLIAPIVEQAQYNMLNRVKIEVEFNQIYNTVGLGTTIWSPLASGLLTGKYTENSIPEDSRLHLAEYAWLKEKTLTSENLEIIRQLNDFILDSGITLSQLSIAWCLLNQRVSSVILGATKLSQLKENLKSLDLISFFNEANIEKLESILKNKPKAPVY, from the coding sequence ATGGAATACCGTAAACTTGGAAAATCAGGTCTTCAAATAAGCGCTCTTTCATTTGGTTCGTGGGTCACCTTTGACAGACAGGTAAATGAACTGCTTGCCACTGAATTAATGGCTTATGCTTACGAACAGGGCATCAATTTTTTCGATAATGCTGAAGTGTATGCCAACGGTCATTCTGAAATTATCATGGGTCGGGTTTTAAAAAATTTAAAATGGGATCGCAGCAGTTACCTCATTTCCAGTAAAGCGTACTTCGGACGGGGTGATAAACGTCCGAATATGACCGGATTGAGTCGCAAACATCTTTTCGAAGCCTGCCATGAAGCACTTAGCCGCTTACAACTTGACTATATCGACCTTTTCTTTGCACACAGGCCAGATAAAAAAACGCCTATGGAAGAAGTAGTTTGGACCATGCATCAACTCATCCTCCAGGGCAAAATTTTATATTGGGGAACATCCGAATGGTCTGCTCAGGAAATTATGGAAGCACATATGGTAGCAAGGGAAAATCACCTCATTGCACCTATTGTTGAGCAAGCTCAATACAATATGCTCAATCGGGTAAAGATTGAAGTCGAATTTAATCAGATTTATAATACGGTTGGACTTGGTACGACCATTTGGTCTCCTCTGGCTTCAGGCTTACTTACTGGAAAATATACGGAAAATTCAATTCCTGAAGATTCCAGATTACATTTAGCAGAATACGCCTGGTTAAAAGAGAAAACCCTGACTTCTGAAAATCTTGAAATCATTCGACAGCTCAATGATTTCATCTTAGACAGTGGTATAACTTTGTCTCAATTATCCATCGCATGGTGCTTATTGAATCAACGAGTCAGTTCCGTAATTCTGGGTGCAACAAAATTGAGCCAACTGAAAGAAAATCTCAAATCCTTAGATTTGATTTCTTTTTTCAACGAAGCAAATATTGAAAAATTGGAATCCATTTTGAAGAACAAACCAAAAGCTCCTGTTTATTAA
- a CDS encoding NAD(P)-dependent oxidoreductase: MKNILITGATGFVGSHFVSKALEKGFEVHVTVRPNSDLSYLKEFNVKYHSLSLFDKPAFKKLLHENQVDYILHNAGITKTKKIEDYFSVNAHATKIIAEAAVESERPIQKFVYISSLAALGPGKFAGDILSNERQEQPCSYYGKSKLLAEKHLEELPDLNFIVFRPTGVYGPREKDFLQMIKMLKAGIELYIGNAPQTLSFIYVKDLSELVMSALEAEVSRCKYVVSDGNIYDKTAFGKEIAQLLSVKPIRLNLPVIAGSLIAGVSEFIHIFKSKPALLNKDKLHEILAPSWACDTSELTRDFKFAAQYNLRRGLEETINWYQREGWLS; this comes from the coding sequence ATGAAAAATATTTTAATTACAGGCGCTACCGGTTTTGTGGGTTCCCATTTTGTGTCAAAAGCTTTGGAAAAAGGCTTTGAGGTCCATGTGACGGTTCGTCCAAACAGTGATTTGTCTTATTTGAAAGAATTTAATGTAAAATATCATAGTTTGAGTTTATTTGATAAACCAGCATTCAAAAAGCTGTTACACGAAAATCAAGTGGACTATATATTACATAATGCCGGCATCACAAAGACAAAAAAGATTGAAGATTATTTTTCAGTGAATGCGCACGCCACAAAAATAATAGCTGAGGCAGCGGTTGAATCAGAAAGACCTATCCAAAAATTTGTATACATAAGTAGTTTAGCTGCATTAGGCCCGGGTAAGTTTGCCGGGGATATCCTATCTAATGAAAGGCAGGAACAACCATGCAGCTACTATGGGAAAAGTAAGCTATTGGCTGAAAAACATCTTGAAGAATTGCCTGATCTCAATTTTATTGTATTTAGGCCAACCGGGGTATATGGCCCCAGGGAGAAAGATTTTTTACAAATGATAAAAATGCTTAAAGCGGGAATAGAATTATACATAGGTAATGCTCCCCAGACATTGAGTTTTATCTATGTCAAAGATTTGAGTGAACTCGTAATGAGTGCTTTAGAAGCTGAAGTCAGTCGTTGTAAGTATGTCGTATCAGATGGGAACATTTATGATAAAACTGCCTTTGGCAAAGAAATCGCTCAACTATTGAGCGTTAAACCAATCCGATTGAATCTGCCGGTGATTGCAGGTAGTCTTATTGCCGGTGTCAGCGAGTTTATCCATATCTTTAAAAGTAAACCAGCTTTACTCAATAAAGACAAACTTCATGAGATACTTGCACCAAGTTGGGCATGTGATACCTCAGAATTAACAAGAGATTTTAAATTTGCGGCGCAATACAATCTTCGAAGGGGCCTGGAAGAAACGATAAATTGGTACCAAAGAGAGGGGTGGCTTTCATAA
- a CDS encoding inositol-3-phosphate synthase: MQQNQNSIQKPAAAEGKLAILTPGMGAVATTFIAGVEAVKKNIALPIGSLTQMSTIRLGKRTESRNPMIKDFVPLAKLEDIVFGGWDIFEDNMYEAAVTAEVLEIKHLEPLKQQLERIKPMPAVFDNTYVKNIDGPNVKKADTKFELAQMLMEDIKNFMKENDCSRAVIVWCASTEKYVETSDVHLSLKAFEQGLKDNDPCIAPSMIYAYAALKLSVPFANGAPNLSCDIPALVELAHLNQTPISGKDFKTGQTLMKTIVAPGLYSRALGVSGWFSTNILGNRDGKVLDDPENFKTKEVSKLSVLEEIFDPQSNPNLYGEMYHKVRINYYPPRGDNKESWDNIDIFGWMGYPMQIKINFLCRDSILAAPIVLDLALFMDLAQRAKMKGIQEWLSFYYKSPQVKEGLKHEHDIFKQLIKLQNTLRYLMGEDLITHLGLDYYEDLMESL, translated from the coding sequence ATGCAACAAAATCAGAATTCGATCCAAAAACCTGCTGCTGCAGAGGGGAAATTGGCAATTTTAACTCCTGGGATGGGGGCAGTAGCAACAACTTTTATTGCCGGTGTTGAAGCAGTAAAGAAGAATATTGCCTTGCCAATAGGTTCGCTGACCCAAATGAGTACCATTCGTTTAGGCAAACGAACGGAAAGCAGAAATCCAATGATTAAGGATTTTGTGCCTTTAGCGAAGTTGGAAGACATCGTTTTTGGAGGTTGGGATATTTTTGAAGATAATATGTATGAAGCTGCAGTCACTGCAGAAGTTTTGGAAATCAAGCATTTAGAACCTTTAAAGCAGCAACTCGAAAGAATTAAACCCATGCCGGCAGTTTTTGACAATACCTATGTCAAAAATATTGATGGCCCAAATGTCAAAAAGGCAGATACGAAATTTGAATTGGCTCAAATGCTCATGGAGGATATCAAAAATTTTATGAAAGAGAATGATTGTTCAAGAGCAGTCATTGTTTGGTGTGCTTCCACTGAAAAATACGTTGAAACTTCAGACGTGCATTTAAGCTTGAAAGCTTTTGAGCAAGGTTTGAAAGACAATGATCCATGTATTGCCCCCAGCATGATTTATGCTTATGCGGCATTAAAATTATCAGTTCCTTTTGCAAATGGGGCACCTAACCTCAGCTGTGATATACCGGCCTTGGTTGAATTGGCCCATTTAAATCAAACTCCAATTTCAGGTAAAGACTTTAAGACTGGCCAAACCCTTATGAAGACCATCGTGGCACCCGGATTGTATTCAAGAGCATTAGGGGTTTCCGGTTGGTTTTCAACAAATATCCTGGGCAACAGAGATGGCAAAGTACTCGATGATCCTGAAAATTTTAAGACTAAAGAAGTCTCCAAATTGAGCGTGCTTGAAGAAATATTTGACCCTCAATCAAACCCAAATTTATATGGAGAAATGTATCATAAAGTGCGGATCAACTACTATCCGCCAAGAGGCGATAATAAAGAAAGTTGGGACAATATTGATATTTTCGGATGGATGGGTTACCCGATGCAAATAAAGATCAATTTCTTGTGCCGGGATTCCATATTAGCTGCGCCTATCGTTTTAGACTTAGCACTTTTTATGGATTTAGCACAAAGGGCCAAGATGAAGGGCATTCAGGAGTGGTTGTCATTTTATTATAAATCGCCACAGGTCAAGGAAGGATTGAAACATGAACACGATATTTTTAAACAATTGATTAAGCTACAAAATACGCTTAGGTACCTGATGGGAGAGGACCTCATCACGCATTTAGGCCTTGATTATTATGAGGATTTAATGGAATCATTGTAA